ATGTGGTGGTCCATTATTGATATCAATGGAGTTGAAAATAAACTACACGGATTAAAAAAAATTGGTTATATTATAGCCAGTGCTGTATTAATCACTCCAGCGTGTGCGCTTATTATTTTCTCAGACGTACCAATGTATGCTACTTATACAAACCCAGATGCATGGTTGAAAGCTATGGCACTTTGTGTACCAAGTAATACATTAGCTGGTCTTTCATTATCTGGCCCTGAACTATTTTCGAACATGCCTCCATTTGAGGACCAACAACTTGGCGGAGTTATTATGAAAATTATTCAAGAAATTATTTATGGATTCGTATTATTTTATATTTTCTTTGAGTGGTATCGAAATGAACAAGAAAATGCAGATGATATTACACAAAAAGCATTAGATGATCTACAAAATTCAAGTAGAGCCTAGTTGTTAAAATAAACCGTTGTATTCAAGGAGAATGATGATGAATTTACCTCTATTACCTACAATTAGTACCTCATTTATCGTATTAAGTGCTATCTTGATAGCAATCGGTTGGGTATTAATCAAACAAAGAAAAATTGAAGCACATAAGAAGACGATGTTTGCTGCAGCTATATCAGCTTTAGCTTTTTTTATCATCTATGTTTCACGAACAATATTTATTGGTAATACTGCATTTGGTGGACCGGAAGACATCAAAATCTACTACACCATATTTTTAATTTTTCACATTACATTAGCCACTACAGGTGCAGTGTTTGGAATTGTAACGATTTATTTAGGGTTAAAGAATAATATTGCCAAGCACCGTAAAATTGGACCAATTACAAGCATTATTTGGTTCTTTGTAGCAATAACAGGCGTAGCAGTCTATTTATTGTTGTATGTATTTTATCATGGTGGAGATACAACTTCTGTCATAAAAGCGATAATTGGTGGATAAATCAACTATAAAAATAAAACAGTAGTCAGCGTAATTATGCTGGCTACTGTTTTATTCTTTCTTTAAAGATAAGAATGTATATGGATTATCGCCATGCGAAGCGAGTGTTCATAGTACTTTTAAGAATTACATAATACCGCGGATTTCCGTTTCAGGTGGACGGGTTCGTAGTGATGGCTCATTTGTCTCACTCATGTGGCCACTGAAAAAGTCCAGTTTTCCATAAAATTAAAATTTCATTCCCGAAAAAAGTTATTTTTAGCTACTAAAGTTGGGGGGATTCTGCTTAATCTCATGGTTTTACCTATAAAAGCAGGGGTGAGAATTTTCGGTATTTTCAAATTTAAATATTTAGTCACTTTTTCAGTGGCATTTCACTTATCTCGCTGGAGTCGCCACCATCACTTCAATCAATTCTAGGTAAAACTTTATTGTTTTTACTTTTACTTTTACTTTTCCCGAAAAAAGTTTAAGCGATCCTGTGTAAAAATGATTATGGTGGACTTGTCGAAAAATAGATAACATTCCTAGATAAAGAAGTGCTAAGCGGACGAAATTGCATCTTCGTCCGCTTTTAAAAGAATAGGAAAGGATTTATTCTTTCATTATCCAAACCTTATGTACCTTGTCTCTAACTATTCCAAGAGGGCGACGGACAAACATTTTCTACAAGATTACCAGAAAAATGGATCGTGAAGTGACGCAGTCACTTCACGATCCACAAAAAAACACCGGTAATAGTGTAGCGATGCTTCGTCCAAAGCACTCTGGGAATAGAGAAGACAAGAGCGCTTAAAGTATGCTAGCATTTTTCTTAGTCTATCAACCAGTTTTATGGTTCATACCTTAAAGTTAAGCTTTATCATTCCGGATTCTTTTGCAGTAATAAATAATATAACAATTATTGGTCCTATAATAAATCCAAGGATTCCAAATAATTTTGCGCCTACAAACATTGCAATTAGGACTGCTAATGGAGATATGCCCATTTGCGAGCCCATTAACTTAGGTTCCACTGTTCTTCTAATAATAATTAGAATAACTGCAAGAATAGTAAGCTTCGTTCCTAAAACAACGTCCCCAGTAAGGAAATGATAGAGAGCCCAAGGTGCTAGAATAATAATAGACCCTAGAATTGGGATAATATCAATAATCCAAATAATAATCGACATAACTATTGCATATTTTGGAGCGATTAACAGTAATCCTATTAGGGTAGCAGCTAAAATGAAAAAACTTGCCAATACTTGTGCTTTTAAAAAGCCAATGACCACTTTTTTTATGCCTTTTGCCATGAATCGTACCTTTTCTGCAGTACTTTCGGAAAAATATTGAAAAAGCTTTATTCGTAACTGTTCCAAATCAAGCATAAATAAAAATAATGCTACGATGAATACGATGAAACTAACTAAAAAGTTTGGGATATTTGTTAGTAGGGACGTAATATTTGAGTAGCTCAATAAATCAAGTAAAGAATCTTTTAAACTTACTAAAGTATCTTCCAACTTATTCTGTATGGATAATACTACTTCTGCTGGTAATCCTTCTGTATATTTAAATAAGTTATTTTGAATATCTATCCACATTCCTGTTAAATTATTTAAATAATTAGGAATAATTTTTGTAGTGTATATTAATTGCGTGATAAGTTTTGTAATACCAAAATAAAGTCCTCCTGAAATAATTAACAAAAAGAAAGAAAAATTTGTGATTACGGCAGGTTTTCTATTCCACTTAAATGTTTTTTGTGTAAATTTAACTAGTGGTTCAATTATTATAGCTGTAAGGAGTGCTAATACAATAGGAACTGAGACAGGCAAGATAAAAATTGCAATCAACAAAAGGATGAGAATCAGAAAAAAGTATTTAAGGTATTTCTTAAAAAAAAATTTGTTTAACAAGAGCAGTACCACCTTCTTATGATTGTTATATTAAGTATAGTCAAAATTTATACTTTTGAACATGAAAAAACGCCAGAGAATATTTTCTCTAGCGTCATTTTATTAGGCGTTCAGTTCAAAAGGTTTTAAATCCGCACTAAGTGCAGTTAATGTCTTCTCACAAGACTTAAGTAAATGATTTGGGAAAACCTCATTTTCGCCATATTCAATGCCATGTGGATAGTAATGTTTACCAAGAGCAGGCTTCAATAATGTGATTATGGCATCATGAGCTCCAACATCGCCATCTTTTGTATAGCCAAATACGCGAAGATAAAAAATACCTTCTTTTATTTCATATTTTTTGTCATAAGTAACGCGCTCATAATCCCATTGTCCTGCGCGGATTAGACCGTGCTGTTTCATTACATCATCTAATACATTTAGATCAATGACAGTG
The nucleotide sequence above comes from Psychrobacillus glaciei. Encoded proteins:
- a CDS encoding DUF420 domain-containing protein → MNLPLLPTISTSFIVLSAILIAIGWVLIKQRKIEAHKKTMFAAAISALAFFIIYVSRTIFIGNTAFGGPEDIKIYYTIFLIFHITLATTGAVFGIVTIYLGLKNNIAKHRKIGPITSIIWFFVAITGVAVYLLLYVFYHGGDTTSVIKAIIGG
- the ytvI gene encoding sporulation integral membrane protein YtvI: MLNKFFFKKYLKYFFLILILLLIAIFILPVSVPIVLALLTAIIIEPLVKFTQKTFKWNRKPAVITNFSFFLLIISGGLYFGITKLITQLIYTTKIIPNYLNNLTGMWIDIQNNLFKYTEGLPAEVVLSIQNKLEDTLVSLKDSLLDLLSYSNITSLLTNIPNFLVSFIVFIVALFLFMLDLEQLRIKLFQYFSESTAEKVRFMAKGIKKVVIGFLKAQVLASFFILAATLIGLLLIAPKYAIVMSIIIWIIDIIPILGSIIILAPWALYHFLTGDVVLGTKLTILAVILIIIRRTVEPKLMGSQMGISPLAVLIAMFVGAKLFGILGFIIGPIIVILFITAKESGMIKLNFKV
- a CDS encoding YugN family protein, coding for MDFENTGIENTVIDLNVLDDVMKQHGLIRAGQWDYERVTYDKKYEIKEGIFYLRVFGYTKDGDVGAHDAIITLLKPALGKHYYPHGIEYGENEVFPNHLLKSCEKTLTALSADLKPFELNA